Genomic DNA from Thiohalorhabdus denitrificans:
TCTCCGCCTCGGACGAGGTGGCTCTGCAGAAGGCGACCACCACCGTGGCCATGGACTTCGGGGAGCTGACCCTGCCGGGCGGGGAGAAGCTCCACCTCTACGGGACCCCCGGCCAGGAGCGGTTCGCCCATATGTGGCCCATTCTGGCCCGCGGCAGCCTGGGGATCATCCTGCTCATCGATCACACGGCCAACGATCCGGCCGGGGATCTGGAGCTCTACCTCCGCTCCTTCCGCCCCCTCATCGAGGAAACCGCGATCGTGATCGGAGTGACGCGCAGCGACCTCGCCCCCGAGGTAGACGCGCAGCCTTATCACGACCGGCTGGCGGAGCAAGGGCTCGATTACCCCGTGCTGTTCGTGGACCCGAGGGACCAGCAGGACGTCCTCATGATGCTGGACACGCTGTTGGCCCTGCTGGAATTCCAATAAAGCCCCTCTAGGACCCCCCCCACACCCAAGAGGACAAGCCATTGAGCACTGTGGCCGAGCACGAGGGCTACCAGGCCCGCCTGAAAGAGCTTCTTGAATCCCAGACCGAGGTGACGGGCGCCGTCATTTCCACCGAGGACGGGCACGCCCTGGCCGGCTACAGCCGGCGTGAGCTCTCGGGCGAGCGCATCGCCGCCATGAGCAGCTCTTTGGTGGGCCTGGGCGGCACCATGGCGCACACCGTGGGCCAGGGCGAAAACGAGTTCGTCATCGTCCAGAACAACGACGGCTACGTGGCCACCTTGCGCATCGACAACCGGCACCTGCTGACCGTGGCGGCCAAGGCGGGCATCAATCTGGGCATGCTGCTGACCCTCAGCCGCAATACCGCCAAGGACCTGGCCGCGATCGTGGGCAAATAACCCCGCCCGAACCGGAGCCAACGGCCCCAGCTGTGAAGGGGCAGATGCATACCCCGAGGGGAGGGCCTTCCCCAGCCCATGCCACATAGGAGGAAGCACCAATGGCGAGCACTCTCAACGATGTCGTCGCGGACATGCTGGAACAGGTGGACGAGGCCCTGGGCGTGGCCGTAGTGGACCTGAACTCCGGCCTGCTGCTGTCCGTGGCGCACAACGTGCCCTATTTCACCCAGAGCTACCTAGACGCGGTGGCCGCGGCCGCCGTGGACATGTTCCGGGGCAAGACGGTCAGCAACGTGGAGAACCTGATCGCCCAGCAGCGCGGCGAGGAGCCAAAGCGCCACGTCCAGGAAGTGCAGATGGGCACCACCCATACCCACCACGTCATGTCCATAGTCCCCGACAAGCCCGACGCCCTGCTGGTTCTGATCACTAGCAAGAAGGCTAACCTGGGCATGGCCTGGGCGGCGATGAAGAACAACCTGCCCAAGGTGGCGCCCTACTGCCCGTAGGGCGGCGAGCGAGCGGGCCCTTAGCGCCCGCTCCGCAGTCGATCAAGGAGGGGCCGGGGGAATCCCTGCCCCTCCATTTCGTCGATCACCGGATCCACGTCGTAATCCACCCGCCGATGGGACAGTTCGCCCGTTTCCGGATGGAACAGGGCGAAGGCCGCACCCGGCTTTCCGTCCCGGGGCTGGCCCACCGACCCCGGACAGACGAGGCAGTGCCGCCATTCTCGCAGTTCCTGCCCCGGATCCCCCGAGAACCCGTCCCTACCCTTCGCCGTCCGGTAATAGGTGCCCTGAATGTGGGTGTGCCCGTGGAAGCAAATGGGCACACCGCGATCCTGGAGCTCGTCCAAGTTGGCCTCGTAGGTCATATGGTAGACGTAGCCGTTGAAAAAGGTCGGATCGCGCGGCGCGCCGTGCAGCGCCAGCCAGTCCTCCCCCTCCAGGCAGCAGGGCAGACCGTCCAGCCAGCCCTTGGCCTCCTCGCCCAGCACCCCGCGGGTCCACTCGATCACCCAGTAGGCGGTATTGGAAAACCCCTTCCGGGACTGGCTATTGGCCGCGGCATGGTCGTGGTTGCCCTTTAGGAGAGTCAGCCCGGAGTCGCGCAGGAGCTCGATGCATCCCTGGGGATGGGGGCCGTAGCCGACCACATCGCCGAGGACGATGCCCCGGGTAATCCCCTCCGCCTTCAGGTACGCCAGCACCGCCTCCAGGGCCGGGCGGTTGGCGTGGACGTCGGCGAGGATCGCCAGGAGGTCGGATCCGGTACGCTCGGTGCTTCCGGTCGCCTCCGGGGCGGCCATCCGGGCCCGGAAGGAGGGATGCCCGGACTGGATCCCCTCCACCAGGGCCGTGCGCCGCTCCGCCTGCTCCGCGTTCGCCACGAACAGGCGGTTGAGCCGCTGGGCCAGGACCCGCAGCCAGTGGGGATCGCCGAAATGCCGCAGGATCCCCCGCCCCAGCTCCTGCCCCAGGGCGGTCAGCCCCTCCGTCCCCAGCCCCAGGGGCAGGCGGATCCAGTAGCCCAGCGCCTCGGCGAGGGACCGGAAGTCGTCCCAGTCGTAGGTGTCGTCATCGAGGTAGAACAGCCGTCCTTGGCGGTCCCGGCCGAAGTTCGACAGGCCTTCGTCGAGGCGCTTCCCCGGCCCCGTGGCCGCCTCCAGATAGACCCCCAGCAGGCGCGCCAGCAGCCGGTACTGGTCCTCACCGCTCAGGACCGGGAGCTCCTGATGCAGCGGTTCAAGCAGGGGGGCGACGTTGCCGATCCGGTTCTCGCCGTCCACCCGGGCCAGGAACCAGGTCTTGGCGGGATGATGCAGTCCCAGGGCCCGCTCGCTGTCCAGGGCGTGACGGACCCAGCGCCGGGCGGTGTCCCAATCCAGGTCCAGATCCAGCCGGACCTTGGCCACGCGCCCGTCCCCGCACACCACGCCGGTGCCCGGACGGCCCGTGAAAAACTCCCCGCGACCGAGCGGCTCGGGGGCCTGCTTGCCCATCAGCTCGGCGACCACCGCCTCGGCGTACGCCTCCCCGGGGACGACCGCGCCCACCACCTCGACGCGCTCCACCCCGGGGCCGGGAAAGGGCTCAAATTCGGTCATGAGGGTCCATCTTTACTCCGCTGTTCGCGGTTCCGGGCCTGCATTCTCCCTTTTTTAATCTACCAGGGACAGGGCTCGCGAGGCCCATGCTGCTGGAGCTTTTTCCCTGCGCGGATGGGGCCCGGCGGACGGAGCCCATCGACTGTTGCCAACCCCTGTGCACCGATCGATAATCCTACCTGGGATTCCCTTCCCAAGGGCCATTTCGGGGGTAGCGCCATGCAAGGAGCCATCCGTTCCCACGCCGGTCCCGTGCTGCTGACGGCCCTGCTGGGCCTTCTCTGCGCGGGACCCGCCCTCGCCGAAGAATCCGGCGGCGGCAACCCTTTCCTCGCCGAGGCGGGCGGGGAGAACGGGGACGACAAGGCCGACAAGGCGAACGGGGCCGAGGACAGCGGCGAGCGCGGCTCCGAGGACCGCTGCGGCGGCGGCTGGGCCGGCAAGGCCGACTCCGACCCCATGGAGCCGGACCCCGATGAGCAGATGGGCAAGTGCGGCCGCTGCTTCGGCGGGGACGAGTAGCATGCGGCGCCGGCGCTTCCTGCAGGGGGCGCTGGCGGGCCTCGGCGCCTGGCTGGGGCGGCCGGTGCTGGCGCCCGGGGCCCGGGCCGCGCCGCAGGAAGGATCCGGGCCGGACGGCTGGGAGGTTCTGGAAGCCGCCCTGGACCGCCTCCTGCCCGCCGACGGGGACGGCCCCGGCGCCCGGGACATCGGCGCCGCAGACTACCTGCGCACTACCCTCAACGGGCCGCGCATCGACCCCGAAGACCGGGACTTCCTTCTCCAGGGCGCCGACTGGCTGGACGACGCCGCCCGCAAGGAGGCCGGCGCTCCCTTTCCCGACCTGCCGCCCGTCAAGCAGGACGCCGTCCTGACCACCATCGCCCGTAGCGACGCCGGCGACCGCTGGCTGGCGCGGCTTCTGGATCATCTGTTCGAGGCCCTGCTCGCCGACCCCATCTACGGCGGCAACGCTGGCGGCCGGGGCTGGGCCTGGCTGGAGCACCGGCCCGGCTTTCCCCGCCCCCCCGCCAGCAAGACCTATCCCCGCCTGGCCGAACGGTGGTACGCATGAGCGCCGAGCCCGACTTCGACGTCTGCGTGGTGGGCAGCGGGGCCGGCGGCGCCCCGGTGGCCCTGGCCCTGGCCGAGGCCGGCTACTCGGTGGTGGTGCTAGAGAAGGGCCCGCGCTTCACCGAGGAGGATTTCTACAAGGACGAGTTGGCCTGCTGCCGGCGGGACGTGTTCACCCCGAGCCTCCGGGACGAGCGCCACGTCATCGCCCCGGAGCGGGGCTCCCCCACCAGCACCGCCGACTCCGGCGTCAGCTGGTGGAACGGCAACTGCGTGGGCGGGGCCACCAACTTCATGAGCGGCTACTTCCACCGCCAGAAGCCCGTGGACTTCCGCCTGCGCTCCGAATTCGGCCCCGTGGACGGGGCGGACGTGCGCGACTGGCCCATCGGCTACGAGGACCTGGAGCCCTACTACGCGCGGGTGGAGCGGGAGGTGGGCGTCTCCGGACGGGTCACCGACCACCCCGCCGCCGAGCCCCGCTCCACCGACGACTTCCCCCATCCCCCCACCGCCGAGCACGCCGTGGCCGGCTGGATCGACGACGCCGCCCGGGAGCAGGGCCTGCACCCCTTCCCCGTGCCCCGCGCCATCCTGCCGGCCCCCGCCGGCGGCCGGCAGGGCTGCAGCTACAGCGGCTACTGCGGCGGCTACGGCTGCCCCACCGGTGCCAAGGGCAGCAGCCGGGCCGCCCTGCTCGACCGGGCCGAGGCCACCGGCCGCTGCGAGGTCCGCGACCGCTGCCACGTCCACCGCCTGGAGAGCGACGCACGCGGCCGGGTCACCGCCGCCGAATACTTCCACTACCCCGACCCCGAGGGGCGGCCGCGCACGGTGACGGCGCGCTCCTTCGCCGTGGCCTGCCAGCCGGTGGAGACCGCCCGGCTGCTGCTGACCTCCCCGGGGCCCGCCCACCCCGACGGCCTCGCCAACGGCAACGGCCTGGTGGGCCGCTACCTGCTGTTCTCCGCCGGCGGCACCGGCGGCGGGCTGCTCGCCTACGACGACCTGGACTCCGGACGGGCCTCGGAGCTGGCGGTGGAGGGTCCCTTCGTCAATCGGGCGGTGCAGGACTGGTACACCCTGGAGGCGGACGAGGTGGGCGGGCGAGCCAAGGGGGGCACCGTGGACTTCCTGCTGGCCCACAACAACCCCATCGCCCGGGCGTCGGGCACCAAGCGCGACGCCGAAGGCGGCCTGGTGTGGGGCCGGGCCCTCAAGCGGCGCCTGAAGGAGCGCTTCACCGAGGGCCGGCAGGTGCGCTTCGAGGTGTTCTGCGACTGGCAGCCCCTGGCGGACAGCCGCGTGACCCTCGACCCGGAGGAGACCGACCGCTGGGGCCGCCCGGTAGCCCGCGTCCACCTCGCCCACCACCCCCGGGACCTGGCCGTGGGCCGCCACATCGCCCGGGGCACGGCGGAGGTACTGCGCGGGCTGGGGGCGCGGGACGTGGACTGGTCGGTGAGCGCCAACCCGCCGGTGAACCTGGTGGCCGGCGGCTGCCGCTTCGGAACCGACCCCGCGGAGGCCGTCCTCGACCCCGACTGCCGCGCCTTCGGGGCCGACAACCTCTACATCACCGACGCCAGCTTCATGCCCACCGGCGGCAGCGTCCCCTTCACCTGGACCATCTACGCCAACGCCTTCCGCGTGGCCGACCGCATCCGGGAGAGCCTGTAGCCGGCCTGAAGGACCCTCTCCCGGGTCCTCAGGTCCCGCAGAAGGTCTGCTCCACCACCTCCTCCGGCCTGGGCGGCCGGGCGAGGTGCTCGTAGCCGGGGTGGTCGGCGTAGGGGTCCGCAAGGACGGTGAGCAGGTCGTCGATGGGCCGGAGGTCGCCCTCGTGCATGGCCGCGGCGATGGCCTCCTCCACGCGGTGGTTGCGGGGGATGTAGGCGGGGTTCACGGCGCGCATGGCGGCGCGGCGCGCTTCGTCGCCGCTGTCCTCGGCGGCCAGGCGGTCACGCCAGGACCGGGCCCAGGCGTCGAAATCGGCGGGGTCCGCGAACAGCTCGCGCACGGCCTCGTCGTTCTCGGAGGGCTCCCGCCCCAGGTCGGCCAGGCGGCGGAAGGTGAGGGTGAAGTCCGCCCGCTGCACGGCCATGCGGGCGAGCAGGTCCAGGGCCAGATCCTCGTCGCCGTCGCGCTCCTCCATGAGCCCCATCTTGCGGCGCAGGCCGGCGTGGTAGCGGGCGTTCAGGCGATCCTGGAAGGGATCGAGCATCTCGTGGGCGGCGGCCACGGCGGTGTCCGGGTCGTCGGAGATCAGCGGCAGCAGGGCCTCGGCAAAGCGCGCCAGGTTCCATTGCGCGATCTTCGGCTGCTGGTCGTAGGCGTAGCGGCCGTGTCGGTCGATGGAGCTGTACACCGTGGCGGGGTGGTAATCGTCCATGAAGGCGCAGGGGCCGTAGTCGATGGTCTCGCCGGCGATGGAGACGTTGTCCGTGTTCATCACGCCGTGAATGAAGCCCACCAGCAGCCAGTCGGCGACGAGGTCGGCGGTGCGGTCGGCCACCGCGCCCATCAGCGCCTTGTAGGGCTGCTCGGCTTCGGCCACCTCCGGGTAGTGGCGCTCGATGACGTAGTCGGCCAGGGCGCGAACGGTGTCCAGGTCGCCGCGCCGGAAGAAGTACTCGAAGGTGCCCACCCGCACGTGGCTGGCCGCCACGCGCGTGAGCACGCCGCCCGGCTCCACCTGCTGGCGCAGCACCGGATCGCCAGTGGCCACCATGGCCAGGGCTCGGGTGGTGGGGATACCGAGGGCGGCCATGCCCTCGCTCACCAGGTACTCCCGAATCACCGGCCCGAGGGAGGAGCGGCCATCGCTGCCGCCCCGGGAGAACGGTGTGCGCCCGGAGCCCTTGAGCTGGAGGTCCCGCCGCACCCCGTCGCGATCCACCACCTCGCCCAGCAGCACGGCCCGGCCGTCGCCGAGCTGGGGCACGAAGTTGCCGAACTGGTGGCCGGCGTAGGCGAGCGCCAGGGGCTCCGCGCCCTCGGGGACGCGGTTGCCCGCTAGAACCTCCAGCCCCTCCGGGGCGGCCAGGGCCTCGGCATCGAGACCGAGCTCCTCGGCAAGATCCGCGTTGAGGCGCAGGAGCTGCGGCTGGGAGACCTCCGTGGGCCCTACCCGGGCGTAGCAGGCCTCCGGCAGGCGGAGGTAGCTGTTGTCGAGCGCCAGCGGCTCGGCGGCGGTGGTTTCGGCTTGGCTCAAGGTGATCGCCCCGTTTCCGGGCCACCGTGGCGGCCCGGATCTAATCCCGAGTAATTGTGTAAGGAATGCACACGAATTGTGCGGGTCCCGGGCGGCGGATTCAATGGGCCGGGGGCGTCAGCCGGCGGCCCCCAGGGCCGCCAGGGCCAGGTGCATGCCCTGCACCAGGACGATCACCAGGATCAGGGCCACGGGATAGACGGAGGAGTACGCCACGATGGGGCGCTCGGAGCTGTCCACGCGGCGGATGATGTCCAGGCCGGGGGTGAAGGTCATGCCCCCGCAGATGACCCCGAAGCATTCGCTGACCGGGATGCGCAGCAGGTAGTGGCCGATCAGGAAGCTTCCGGCCATGGGTACCACGGCCAGCAGGAGGGCGTAGAAGGCGTAGTAGATCGCCTGGAAGTCCAGGGATTCCACGAAGCTCTGCCCCGTCTCCAGGCCCACCTGGACGAAGAACAGGGCCAGGCCCAGCTCCTTGAGCACCGCCGTGGCGTTGCGCGGGAAGCGGCCAATGAAATTGCCGATCCGGCCGAAGTGGCCGAAGATCAGCCCGGCCACCAGCGCGCCGCCGGCGATCCCCAGGGAGAAGTTCCCCAGCCCGGGCAGGGGCACCACCAGGCCGCCGAGGGCGAAGGCCAGGAAGAGGATGGCGGCCAGGGAGCCGATGTCCACGCGGCGCTGCACGGTGTGGTGCTCGTGGCCCAGGAACAGCTCCAGCTGGTCCAGCTGGTAGGGCGTGCCCACAGCCACCACCACGTCGCCGTAGGCCAGGGTCTCGTCCTCGTTGGGCACGAACTCCAGGCTGCCGCGCATGACCCGGGTCAGCGAGGCGTTGAAGCGCAGACGCAGGCCCAGGTCCCGCAGGGAGCGGTTCACCACCGCGGTGTTCTCCACCACGATGGAGCGGGTATCCAGCTCGGAGTGCTCATCGAAGGACTCCTGCACCTCCTCGCCGATGGCGCCGCCCACGGCCTCCACCTCCTCCGGCACGCCCTCCAGCCGCAGGAGGTCGCCCTTCTGCAGGACGGAGCTGCCGCTGGCGGAGCGCACCGACAGGCCACGCAGGATGCCGGAAACCGCCACGTCGTGCTGCTGGAACAGCTCCACGTCCCGGATCAGCCTGCCGTGGAGCTCCTCGTTATCCAGCTTGTACACCGCCGCGTGCAGGCGGCTGCGGCCCCGGACCTCCGCCGCCATCTTGTCGCGCAGGAGGCGGACGGCGATGCTGATGAACAGGATCACCCCCACCAGCCCGAAGGGGTAGCCCACACCGTAGCCGAAGATCACCTCCTGCTCGGGGCTGAACTGGAGGGCGCTGATCAGCGCCGGGCTGGAGGTGAAGGCCCCGGCGAACAGCCCCAGCCCCACCCCCACGGGGATACCGAACAGGGCGATGACGGCCACCGTGTTGACGCCGGAGATGGCCAGCAGGACCAGGACATTGGTGATGAAGCGCCGGCCGTGCTGCTTGAAGGCGCGAAAGAAGCTGGGTCCGGCCTCCAGGCCCACGCACAACAGGAACAGGACGATGCCCAGATCGGCGAGGATGGGCAGCGGGTCGAACTGGTAGAAGTAGCCCGCCACCATGGCGGCGATCAGCACGCCGCTGGAGCCGAAGCCCACACCCTTGATGGTCAGATTGCCGAAGGCGATGCCGATCAGGACCAGCAGGAAGGTGATGACCAGATCGGACTTCTGGAAGAAGATCTGGATGGGGATCAGGACATCGGCTTCGGGCATGAGGGCCTCGGTTCGCCTGTGGGCGGTGGGGCAAAAAAGCCCGTCACCACCCAGGGTAGCAGGATGGGGGACACGCACCATCCCGGGACGGGGACAAAACCGTGCCCGCCCTCTTCGGCGCGCACCTCGGAAGGACCCCCGGGCCGGGCTTCGGACAAGGTAAGGAGGCAGCCATGGACCCATTCCTGCAGGCCGCCCTGGAGGAGGCCGAGGAAGGCTACCGCGAGGGCGGCGTCCCCATCGGCGCCGTCCTCGTACACGGCGACCGCATCCTCGGCCGGGGCCACAACCAACGGGTGCAGCGGGGTAGCGCCGTCCTGCACGCCGAGACGGCCGCTTTGGAGAACGCCGGCCGCCAGCCGGCCAGTGTCTACCGGGAGTGCGCCCTCTACACCACCCTGTCGCCCTGCCCCATGTGCTCCGGGGCGGCCCTGCTCTACGGCATTCCCCGGGTGGTGATCGGCGAGAACCGGAACTTCCTGGGCGAGGAAGAGCTGCTGCACTCCCGGGGGGTAACGGTGGAGGTCCGGCAGGACCCCGCCTGCATCGACCTCATGGTCCGCTTTATCGCGGAAAAGCCGGAACTCTGGAACGAGGATATCGGGGTGTGAGGACGGCCGAAATTCGGTAGGGTGACGCGCCTCGCCACCGCCACACCCGACCACGGGGGGAGAACATGCGCCACAACATCGCCCACGCCCTGATCCAGGACGAGAACATCAACTTCGCCGTGGTGTCCGTGGTGGACGCCGCCATCGCCCAGCCGGAGCAGGCCGAGAAGCTCGTCGAGACCCTGCAGGCCGCCTACGGCTGCCCCGTGGTCCTCATGGGCCAGGACAACCACCAGCTCTTCGGCCGCCAGGACATTGTCGACTTCCTCAACCAGTTCGAGCCGGCCCAGCTGCCCTGGGAGGAAACCGAGATCGACATCCCCGACCCTTCCCGGGGCGAGGCGTAGCCCGGAACGCAGGATCAGTGGAGGAAGCTTGCGGGGGAAGGCGGGGGTAGGAGCGGCTTGGCAGCCGCGACCCGGTTCCGCCGTATTCCAACCGGCGGCTTCATAACTTGAGGCTGGACTACCAGGCCCGGGCAAAATCCGCGGAAGATTATCGCCAGGATCCGAAAGCCGCCGATAATCCCGAGTCCCTTTCCCTTTTAACAAGTACGCATTCTTCCCGAGGCAAGCCAGGGAAGCCAATGGCGCCGGAACTAATAGCAATTGATTGTGGCAAATCGGGCATTCCCAGCAATGGCAAAGGGGGCGGCAAAGCCGCCCCCTTTGCGTCGTTTCTGGCTCAAACGCCTAAGGCACGTAGCAACCATAACTCACGTCGTCCGAGCCCAAGCGGTCGGCACTGGTCCGCTGCACGAAGGAATCTCCCCCGTCCGATGAAATAAACAAGCCCTGATCTATAGTACCGACATATAACCGCGAGCCGCCGCAAGTGGACACGGCCTGCCCGCTGGAGGGGGAGGCCAGCCCGCTAAAGCTTTGGCCATTGTCCACCGACTTCGCCACCTCGGAGGTCATAGTCGCTGCGTAGACAGCACCAGAACTGTCCACGGCCACGCTTTCGGTGCGGCTCTCCGGCAATCCAGCCGCTTCGGTGCGGGTAGTAAAGGTTGCCCAATCGTCATTGGATACGGATATGCCATCACTATGACTGATATAGACGTTGGTACCGTCTACAGCTATCCCC
This window encodes:
- a CDS encoding nucleoside deaminase; translated protein: MDPFLQAALEEAEEGYREGGVPIGAVLVHGDRILGRGHNQRVQRGSAVLHAETAALENAGRQPASVYRECALYTTLSPCPMCSGAALLYGIPRVVIGENRNFLGEEELLHSRGVTVEVRQDPACIDLMVRFIAEKPELWNEDIGV
- a CDS encoding roadblock/LC7 domain-containing protein, with translation MAEHEGYQARLKELLESQTEVTGAVISTEDGHALAGYSRRELSGERIAAMSSSLVGLGGTMAHTVGQGENEFVIVQNNDGYVATLRIDNRHLLTVAAKAGINLGMLLTLSRNTAKDLAAIVGK
- a CDS encoding GMC family oxidoreductase, whose translation is MSAEPDFDVCVVGSGAGGAPVALALAEAGYSVVVLEKGPRFTEEDFYKDELACCRRDVFTPSLRDERHVIAPERGSPTSTADSGVSWWNGNCVGGATNFMSGYFHRQKPVDFRLRSEFGPVDGADVRDWPIGYEDLEPYYARVEREVGVSGRVTDHPAAEPRSTDDFPHPPTAEHAVAGWIDDAAREQGLHPFPVPRAILPAPAGGRQGCSYSGYCGGYGCPTGAKGSSRAALLDRAEATGRCEVRDRCHVHRLESDARGRVTAAEYFHYPDPEGRPRTVTARSFAVACQPVETARLLLTSPGPAHPDGLANGNGLVGRYLLFSAGGTGGGLLAYDDLDSGRASELAVEGPFVNRAVQDWYTLEADEVGGRAKGGTVDFLLAHNNPIARASGTKRDAEGGLVWGRALKRRLKERFTEGRQVRFEVFCDWQPLADSRVTLDPEETDRWGRPVARVHLAHHPRDLAVGRHIARGTAEVLRGLGARDVDWSVSANPPVNLVAGGCRFGTDPAEAVLDPDCRAFGADNLYITDASFMPTGGSVPFTWTIYANAFRVADRIRESL
- a CDS encoding metallophosphoesterase family protein, giving the protein MTEFEPFPGPGVERVEVVGAVVPGEAYAEAVVAELMGKQAPEPLGRGEFFTGRPGTGVVCGDGRVAKVRLDLDLDWDTARRWVRHALDSERALGLHHPAKTWFLARVDGENRIGNVAPLLEPLHQELPVLSGEDQYRLLARLLGVYLEAATGPGKRLDEGLSNFGRDRQGRLFYLDDDTYDWDDFRSLAEALGYWIRLPLGLGTEGLTALGQELGRGILRHFGDPHWLRVLAQRLNRLFVANAEQAERRTALVEGIQSGHPSFRARMAAPEATGSTERTGSDLLAILADVHANRPALEAVLAYLKAEGITRGIVLGDVVGYGPHPQGCIELLRDSGLTLLKGNHDHAAANSQSRKGFSNTAYWVIEWTRGVLGEEAKGWLDGLPCCLEGEDWLALHGAPRDPTFFNGYVYHMTYEANLDELQDRGVPICFHGHTHIQGTYYRTAKGRDGFSGDPGQELREWRHCLVCPGSVGQPRDGKPGAAFALFHPETGELSHRRVDYDVDPVIDEMEGQGFPRPLLDRLRSGR
- a CDS encoding GTP-binding protein gives rise to the protein MSEIKLVFAGPTGAGKTEAISQISEKPPLSTDLSASDEVALQKATTTVAMDFGELTLPGGEKLHLYGTPGQERFAHMWPILARGSLGIILLIDHTANDPAGDLELYLRSFRPLIEETAIVIGVTRSDLAPEVDAQPYHDRLAEQGLDYPVLFVDPRDQQDVLMMLDTLLALLEFQ
- a CDS encoding aspartate:alanine exchanger family transporter, translated to MPEADVLIPIQIFFQKSDLVITFLLVLIGIAFGNLTIKGVGFGSSGVLIAAMVAGYFYQFDPLPILADLGIVLFLLCVGLEAGPSFFRAFKQHGRRFITNVLVLLAISGVNTVAVIALFGIPVGVGLGLFAGAFTSSPALISALQFSPEQEVIFGYGVGYPFGLVGVILFISIAVRLLRDKMAAEVRGRSRLHAAVYKLDNEELHGRLIRDVELFQQHDVAVSGILRGLSVRSASGSSVLQKGDLLRLEGVPEEVEAVGGAIGEEVQESFDEHSELDTRSIVVENTAVVNRSLRDLGLRLRFNASLTRVMRGSLEFVPNEDETLAYGDVVVAVGTPYQLDQLELFLGHEHHTVQRRVDIGSLAAILFLAFALGGLVVPLPGLGNFSLGIAGGALVAGLIFGHFGRIGNFIGRFPRNATAVLKELGLALFFVQVGLETGQSFVESLDFQAIYYAFYALLLAVVPMAGSFLIGHYLLRIPVSECFGVICGGMTFTPGLDIIRRVDSSERPIVAYSSVYPVALILVIVLVQGMHLALAALGAAG
- a CDS encoding protein adenylyltransferase SelO codes for the protein MSQAETTAAEPLALDNSYLRLPEACYARVGPTEVSQPQLLRLNADLAEELGLDAEALAAPEGLEVLAGNRVPEGAEPLALAYAGHQFGNFVPQLGDGRAVLLGEVVDRDGVRRDLQLKGSGRTPFSRGGSDGRSSLGPVIREYLVSEGMAALGIPTTRALAMVATGDPVLRQQVEPGGVLTRVAASHVRVGTFEYFFRRGDLDTVRALADYVIERHYPEVAEAEQPYKALMGAVADRTADLVADWLLVGFIHGVMNTDNVSIAGETIDYGPCAFMDDYHPATVYSSIDRHGRYAYDQQPKIAQWNLARFAEALLPLISDDPDTAVAAAHEMLDPFQDRLNARYHAGLRRKMGLMEERDGDEDLALDLLARMAVQRADFTLTFRRLADLGREPSENDEAVRELFADPADFDAWARSWRDRLAAEDSGDEARRAAMRAVNPAYIPRNHRVEEAIAAAMHEGDLRPIDDLLTVLADPYADHPGYEHLARPPRPEEVVEQTFCGT
- a CDS encoding gluconate 2-dehydrogenase subunit 3 family protein, encoding MRRRRFLQGALAGLGAWLGRPVLAPGARAAPQEGSGPDGWEVLEAALDRLLPADGDGPGARDIGAADYLRTTLNGPRIDPEDRDFLLQGADWLDDAARKEAGAPFPDLPPVKQDAVLTTIARSDAGDRWLARLLDHLFEALLADPIYGGNAGGRGWAWLEHRPGFPRPPASKTYPRLAERWYA